The Emcibacter nanhaiensis genome contains the following window.
ACCCTGTAAAGATTCCTGACAAAGAGTCGGGATTCTTTACAAAAAAGCAAAGATTTTGGCCATGGTTAATTTAACAAGTACTTATAATATATGGATATTATGATTCTGGCACGGCATTTGCACATTAGTTGGGCGTAACAATTTTTCAGTTTTGCAAGAAGTAGGTGTCAACATGACCCAGTATATTAAAAAGATTGTACTTTCTCTCGCAGCTATGACTGGCGCAGCTCTACTTTATTCTGCCCCCGCGTCTGCGACTGATTTTACCAACCTCTGCAGCAGCCTGGTTTCAGGCGTCGGCGAAGCCGGCCTCCCCTGTACTGTAGAAGTGCCGGAATTCAACTCTGCGCCATCCGGTAACGACAAGGAAGCTACCGTAGAAGAGGCCCTATCCTACGTCTATGGTGAAATCATCGACGTTACCGAAATGAGCAAAATTCCGGAAGACGGTGAATTTGGCCTCGGCACATTTGGTGACTTCACAATCACCAGTGTCCAGGGTGGACCGGAATATTCCACCATTAATTGGGAGTACACCGGCGCTGCCGGCACAGGTCCGGAATTCGCTACCGTGAAATCCTCAACCGGTTATGCCATCTTCTTCGTCGGCGGCCTGACCAGCGGCAGCCTGTTTACTGACGGTCTGATCACCAACAATGGTAACGGCAAAGCCATCTCTCACCTGACTTTCTGGAATGGCGACACGCCGCAGGTTTCCACACCGGAGATTGCGTCCCTGATGCTGATCGGCCTGGCCAGTGTCGTGGTGGGCACACGGCTCCGCAAAAAAGCCTGATCACAGTCGGGACAGACTGTAAGTTATCAGCCCCGCCTTCTGGCGGGGCTTTTTTATTCAGATATCCAGCTTTTTATCAAGGGGATAGAGCCGCGTGACGTGGCCCATCTTGCGGCCCGGGCGGGCCTCCAGCTTGCCGTAATGGTGCACATTGGCCTCCGGGTCCGCCAGCAGGTGCTCCAGGTCGAGGATTTCATCGCCGATCAGGTTCTTCATCACCGCCTGGCCGTACAGCCGTGTATCACCCAGCGGCAGGCCGCAAATGGCGCGGATATGCTGCTCGAACTGGCTGGTGGGACAGGCCTCGATGCTCCAGTGGCCGGAGTTATGGACCCGGGGGGCGATCTCGTTGACCCGAAGACGCGGTTCGTCGGCTGACACAAACAGTTCCACCGCCAGAACCCCGACATAATTCAGTTCGGTGACGATCTTTTCCGCCAGTTCCACTGCTTCTTCCCGCAGGTCCTGACCGATACGCGCCGGGCAGATAGACACATCCAGAATATGGTTGGTATGGATATTTTCTGCCGGCTGGAAAGCCTTCACTTCCCCGCTCCGGCCACGGGCGACGATAACGGAAATCTCCATGTCAAAATCGACAAAGCCTTCGACGATGATCTTGTCGCTGCCAAGGCTGTCGAACGCCGCAGGGACCTCATCCTCGGAGCGGACGATGGCCTGGCCTTTGCCGTCATAGCCAAACCGCCGGGTTTTAAGCACCGCCGGATAACCGATGTTTTTCAGCGCCTCCAGCGCCTCGTTGGCGGTGCCGACGCCGGCATAGGGCGCCGTGGCGATGCCGAGGGCATTGATGAAGGCTTTTTCCTGCAGGCGGTCCTGGGAGACTTCCAGCACCCGGGCGTCGGGGAAAACGTCGACCTTCTGTGCCAGCCGGCCGACCGTCTCTACCGGAATATTTTCGAATTCATAAGTCACGACATCCACTTCACCGGCAAACCAGTCCAGGCTGTCTTCATCGTCGTAGGACGCCCGGGTCACCAGATCGGTCACCTGGTCGGCGGGAAATTTTGCATCAGGACAATAGATATGTGAGCGGAAGCCGAGCTGGGCCGCGGCCATGGCCAGCATACGGCCAAGCTGTCCGCCACCAAGAATGCCGATTGTCGCGCCGGGAGAAAGAGCTGTCATAATGATGTCTCCAGCAAAAACAACCTGTTAACTGTCTTTAGGTTCAAGAGCAACCGCTTCGGTCTGACGCGCCCGCCAGGCCGCCAGGCTGGAAGCCACGGCCTCATCCATCAGGGCAATAACGGAAGCGGCCAGAAGTCCGGCATTCTTGGCCCCCGCCTTGCCGATCGCCAGGGTCCCCACCGGCACGCCCCCCGGCATCTGGGCGATGGACAGCAGACTATCCATCCCCTTGAGCGCCTTGCTCTCGACCGGCACACCAAACACCGGCAGTGTCGTCATGGATGCTGCCATGCCCGGCAGGTGCGCTGCGCCACCGGCGCCGGCAATGATGACCTTCAGACCGCGCTCGCTGGCGGTGTCCGCATAGTCATAAAGGCGCTTGGGGGTTCTGTGGGCAGAGACGATTTTTGTCTCGAAGGCCACACCGAGCTCCTGCAGCACTTCAACCGCATGTTTCATGGTCTCCCAGTCTGACTGACTGCCCATGATAACGCCCACCACTGGATTCTTGTCACTCATCTCTTGTTACCTTGTGTTTCCGTCCTCAAAAATCGATGGCGGTTAAGGAAAGGTGGCGATTATAACGATACCGCGCGCACAGGCAAGTTTGCATTTTCTCAACGACGGTGCCATAATGTTTTTGTAGGGCAAAATTAACAATCTATTGTGTTAAACAGCAAATTAAAGCACAATATGTTGGCATTCTAAGGGTGTACCGCGTACATTTTTATTTTGCAGTAGACAACACTTATCAGGCCAGATTGTAAAGGGTTGCGTATTTTATGAAGGTTGGCAAGACAGGTTCTGTTGGTAAAAGCGGCCCCGTTCGCCGGAAACCGGCCGTCAAATCCGGCAAGGTCGAAGCGACATCTTCCGTTCGCAGCATCTCGGATACAAGTTCAGTCCTGGGCATCCCTCCGGAAGAAATGACAGAACGCGTTCAACGGGCGATCATGACACTGATGTCGGAAGTGGAAAGCATGCGCCGGGAGCTTGAACTTGCGCACCGCAAAATTTCCGAACTGGAACGACTGGCCGACCAGGATTCCCTGATCAATATTTCCAACCGCCGCGCCTTTGTCCGTGAAATGACCCGGATGATCGCCTATTCGGAACGTTACGGCATCAACAGTTCGCTGATTTACCTGGACCTGAATGACCTGAAAGTCATCAACGACAGCCATGGCCATGCCGCGGGAGATGCGGCCCTGGTCTATCTGGCGGAAACCATGGTCACATGCCTGCGTGATTCCGATATCATCGGACGCCTGGGCGGTGATGAATTCGGCATTATCCTGCCCAAGGCCAGCGAACAGGATGCCATTAAAAAAGCCTCGTTCATCGTCGACAAGGTCAATGAAAGTCCGTTGATCTGGGACGGTCAGGAAATTGCCCTGAATGTGGCCTTTGGCGTCTATTCCCTGAAATCCGGGGAAAGCCCGGACCAGGCCCTGGATGAGGCAGACAAGAAGATGTATGCCCACAAACAGGATCTCAAAAAGGAAAAGGCCTGACTGCACAGAGGCGCTAAGTGCGCCGGCCGCCCTCAGGCAATAATGTCCGGAAGAAGTTCGTTTTCCAGCTTGGCCACCTCATCCTTGAGAAGCAGCTTCTGTTTTTTTAACCGCTGGATCTGCAGCATATCCGCCCGTCCTGTCTCCATCAGTGCCGTAATTGCATCGTCCAGATCCCTATGCTGTATCTTCAGCTCCTGAATCTTTTCACGAATGTCATTTTCATCCATTGACCACTAACCCGAACACCTTGATTGATTGACATGACCCCAGCATGATACCGGTAAAGGTCGAAAATATACCATATTTTTTCAAAATTTTCCTGTATAAAGTGTGCCTATGAAGGAAAATGATTTCTGGGAATACAGCCTCGAGGTATATGGCAACGCCCGAGCAGCCGAAGCCTGCCTCGCGCTCCAGAACAACTGCCAGGCCAACGCCAACCTGCTGCTGTTTTTCACCTGGATTGCCCGTCGGCACGGCCGGTTGATTGACCTGGCAGCCTGCGCCCTGTGTGATCGCTGCATATCCGGAATTGACACCACTATCGTCTCCTCCCTGCGCAGCGCCCGTCAGGCAATTGACAAAATGACGACGGACCCCGCCCTGCAGGAAATCAGGAAAAAAATCCTCGACCTGGAACTGGAAGCGGAAAATCTTGTCCAGAGTCGTCTCTTTGAATTGACGCCGACACTGATTGATCAGTGCCCCGGCTCAAACCTGACAGTAGAGGAAAAAATGAGACACAATCTGGAAACCTATGGGATTTTTTTGAACCGGGCCTTCCCGGAAGATGACGTGAACAGCCTGATCCGTTATGCATGAACCGATTCCCGCCGGACAATGAATGACGATAGGGATCTCTGCTCAATTTCAGAAAAAAATATACAACACCGCCTCACTGTGAAAATTCTTCTAAATCCAAGAAGTTCTATTGTTTGCTGAAGCGATAACAAATCACACTGACGGGTTTTGATGACAAGAATGTGAAAATATGTTCTAATTTTAGTCTTGCCAACAAAAAGGAGATTCTCTGATGCGTGCAGAAGCTCACATTAATGCACTTTCCGAAAAACATGCCCTCTTGGAAAAAAGGATTGATGACGAGGAACACCGCCCGGCCCCGGACGATATTGTGATCCATGAGCTTAAAAGGGAAAAACTCAGGCTAAAGGATGAAATCGAGAGATATCGAAGTTTATAGCATCCCCAAAAAAACAAAGGCCCCGGTTCAGGGGCCTTTTTCATTTTCGATTTCCCCAAAAACCGCACTCAGTCCTCAGGGGTATACTCTTCCGCACCGGTTGCCGGTTCCGGGACATCCTCCTGATCCACAGGCGGCTCTTCCTGCGGGGCATCCTTGGCCAATTTAACCGCAGCTTTCCGCACGGCCGCGTCCAGTTCCGTCTGTTTGCACAGGCCGAGAACCACCGGGTCCACAGGCTTGATGTTGCTGATGTTCCAGTGGGTGCGATCGCGAATGGCCGCAATGGTGGGCTTGGTTGTGCCCACGAGCCGCCCGATCTGGGCGTCAGTCAATTCCGGATGATTACGCAGAAGCCAGGCAATCGCATCCGGCTTGTCCTGGCGCTTGGAAACCGGCGTATAGCGTGCGCCACTGGAACGGGTCTTGGCCGGCACCTTGTCTTCCGTCAGCTGCAGACGTGCGGAAGTGTCAGCCTGGCAGCGCTCAATTTCCTCCCAAGTCAGCTGACCATTGGCAACCGGATCCTGTCCGACGATATTCGTGGCAACCTGTTCGTCCGCAATCCCCTGAACCTCCAGCTCGTGGAGGCCGCAAAACTCTGCGATCTGTCGGAACGACAAAGCTGTATTATCCACTAGCCATACAGCTGTCGCCATAGGCATCAAAGGCTGGTTCATCGATAATCCTTGTATAATTTGATGATTATTATTTTTTTTCAGCAGCAGCATAAGACAGTTTCGTGAAATTGGCAAAGACCTTTCATAATCTTTTTGCCGCCCTGCTTTTCCCCTTGCACCAGCAACAAAAAAGGCGGCCAAAGCCGCCTTTCCTTCTAAATCCAAGAGAGAACTCTGTTACTGGATCGCCCAGGTCAAGGGCAGGACAATTACCAGCTTGTCATCGCCGAGACTTGCCGGCGGTGCAGGCAGCGGGTTGATGCGGCCTACCAGGTTCTCAACTTCCTGATCAAGAATATCATGACCGGTGGACTGAACAAGCTCGTGGCTTGTGATTGCACCTGAACGGTCAAAGGCAATTTTCACTTTGGCCTTGCCTTCAAGTTCGTCTTCCATTGCAGCACGGGGATAAACCTGTTTCTTGGCGACCAGCTTAATCAGTTTAACCTGCCAGTCCTTCAGATCGTTTGCGTTTGCTTCAACTGTTCCAAATGCGCTGAACAACCCCAGTGTCAGCATCAAAGCAATAATTTTCATCAACCTACTCAAAACCATTTTTCAATATCTCCTGCATACTTATTGAAATGCGCTCCCAGAACAACTTTAACTTATTATTACGTCCCCCTCTGGAGCGCCTATGTGAATCAAACTAGCGCAAATTGGTTACTCAATGTTTAAAGCTAGACTTTTATGGTTACGTAAGAATATGTTAACTATAATCCGCAGCCTGATGAGGGAGGCAATTCTTGTCCCTGACGGCCCAAATCATCATTGTGCTGAGCCGGAATTGTTGCCAGAATAGGCGAAATCCCAGCCAGGAGACAGACATGATCAAAAAGCTATGTACGGCAGTAGCACTCTTCTTCCTATTGTCCGGCCTTCCCTTCCTCGCCACGGCAGGAAGCAGCCTTTCCGGCAACCAAATTGAAAAATTCCTCAGCACCTGGGCACCGTTGCAGGAACTCGGGTCGAAATATAGCCTGGACTTCGAGAGTTCAGCCCCGCCGCAGTCGGGCGGGGAAAGTGGTTTTAACCCCTTTATGTCCTCAGTGGCGATGATCCAGGGACACAAGGCTTATGGCGAGTTCCAGGACATCCTCGCCAAGGCGGGCTTTTCCTCACCCGAGGAATGGGCTCTGACGGCCAACCGCGTCATGCAGGCTTATATGGCCGCAACAATTGACAGCAGTGAATTCAGCCAGTCCCGGGAAGAAATTGACCAGGCCATCAAGGATGTGCAGAGCAACCCGCATATTTCCGATGCCCAGAAGCAGGCTATTATTGCCAATCTGCAAACCAGCCTGTCCATGATGACGTCCATGAAAAATATTTCACAGGACGACCTTGATGCTGTAAAACCCTATCTGGGGAAAATTGAACAAACGCTTTCCGAGGAATACAAATGACAAGAACAGAAATGTTACGCCTGCGCAAATATCTCAACGACAAGTTCGAGAGCACCAAATTCACCTTGGAAAAGCCGTCCACCAAGGATGAGGACAGTGTGGAAGTCCAGTATGATGGTGAATTTATCGGCGTTATCTACAGGGATGAAGATGAAGGTGAAGTGTCCTACGCCTTTCAGATGGCCATTCTGGAAATGGACCTGCCCAGCGCAGCCGATGCGTCCCTGATCTGATACGGGAAACAGCGCCAGGTTCAAAAGGCATCCTTCTGGGTGCCTTTTTTTCTTTTACCGGATTTCTCGCACTGGACGACAGTTTGGAAAGCCTGTAATAAATCTCCTTCCGACACAAATTGTACCTGCTTCCAGAGCACCTAAAATGATTTGGGAGTTTCAGACTATTTAAGTAAACTGTCCCCATGTTGACGATCTATCACTATTGGTTCTGTCCCTTTTCCCGCAAAACCCGCATTGCCCTGCAGGAAAAGAAAGTTGACTTCGAGATGAAGCTGGAACTTCCGTGGCAGCGGCGGCCCGAGTTCCTGGCCCTGAACCCTGCCGGAAACGTCCCCGTCCTTGTCAAAGATGAGCCCCGGCAGGCCGTCAGCGGCCCCTACGCCATCATGGAATTCCTGGAGGAACAATATCCGGCCCCCAACCTGATCGGCGACACAATCGAGGGACGGGCGGAAACAAGGCGCCTGGTGGAGTGGTTCGATGATAAATTTTACCGGGAAGTGACGTCGCTGATTATCAACGAAAAGATCATGAAGTCTTTTCTCAAACGGGGCACGCCGGAAGCCGCAAACATCCGTTATGCCGGACAGAATATTAAGCACCACCTGAAATATATCGAATATCTGACCGATCGGCGCAACTGGCTGGCCGGGGATAATTTCACCCTAGCCGACATTTCGGCTGCGGCGCATCTGTCCTGCATCGATTATCTGGGCGATGTGCCCTGGCAGAATTTTGAAAAAGCCAAGGACTGGTACGCCCGCATCAAGTCACGGCCCAGTTTCCAGGCCATCCTGCAGGATAAAATCGCCGGACTGACGCCTGCAGCCCATTACCGCGACCTGGATTTCTAAACAATATGGAGCAGCCGGAAAGCCACATTTCCAGGTTAGCCCGCGACGCCGGATTCGACACCGTCGCCATTACCACCCCCGACGGCATGGCCCGGGCGGCCGGACATTTCGACCAGTTCCTGAAAGCCGGCCGTCATGGGGTTATGGCCTGGATGGCGGACAAGGCGGACCGGCGGAAATCGCCCCTGACGCTGTGGCCTGATGTACGCTCGATCATCATGCTGGGCATGAATTACGGGCCGGCTCATGACCCCCTGGAACGGCTGGACAGGCGGGAAACAGGAAATATCTCTGTTTACGCCAAGGGCCACGATTATCACGATATCATCAAAAAAAAACTGAAACAGGTCGCCCGCCAGATCCATCGGACCTATGACGCGGAAGTAAAGGTCTTTGTCGACACGGCGCCGGTGCTGGAAAAGCCACTGGCGGCAAAAGCCGGACTGGGCTGGCAGGGCAAACATACCAATTTGGTGAGCCGCAGCCACGGCTCCTGGCTGTTCCTCGGCAGCATTTTCACGACCCTGGATCTGAAAGCAGACAATCCTGAAAAGGATCACTGCGGATCCTGTCGGAATTGCCTGGATAGTTGCCCGACCGGGGCTTTTCCCGCCCCCTACCAGCTGGATGCGCGGCGCTGTATTTCCTATCTGACCATCGAATACAAAGGCCATATCCCGGCGGAGTTCCGGGAAGCCATGG
Protein-coding sequences here:
- a CDS encoding GGDEF domain-containing protein, which gives rise to MKVGKTGSVGKSGPVRRKPAVKSGKVEATSSVRSISDTSSVLGIPPEEMTERVQRAIMTLMSEVESMRRELELAHRKISELERLADQDSLINISNRRAFVREMTRMIAYSERYGINSSLIYLDLNDLKVINDSHGHAAGDAALVYLAETMVTCLRDSDIIGRLGGDEFGIILPKASEQDAIKKASFIVDKVNESPLIWDGQEIALNVAFGVYSLKSGESPDQALDEADKKMYAHKQDLKKEKA
- the queG gene encoding tRNA epoxyqueuosine(34) reductase QueG translates to MEQPESHISRLARDAGFDTVAITTPDGMARAAGHFDQFLKAGRHGVMAWMADKADRRKSPLTLWPDVRSIIMLGMNYGPAHDPLERLDRRETGNISVYAKGHDYHDIIKKKLKQVARQIHRTYDAEVKVFVDTAPVLEKPLAAKAGLGWQGKHTNLVSRSHGSWLFLGSIFTTLDLKADNPEKDHCGSCRNCLDSCPTGAFPAPYQLDARRCISYLTIEYKGHIPAEFREAMGNRIYGCDDCLAVCPWNKFARRARENRLFPRPELEAPDLADLVELEDQDFREIFSGSPIKRIGRDYFIRNVLIAIGNSGNSACLPQIERKLAEQNAVIRSAAVWALRRLAEEETFAALRQQYMDREEDGIVREEWQK
- a CDS encoding 5-(carboxyamino)imidazole ribonucleotide synthase, producing MTALSPGATIGILGGGQLGRMLAMAAAQLGFRSHIYCPDAKFPADQVTDLVTRASYDDEDSLDWFAGEVDVVTYEFENIPVETVGRLAQKVDVFPDARVLEVSQDRLQEKAFINALGIATAPYAGVGTANEALEALKNIGYPAVLKTRRFGYDGKGQAIVRSEDEVPAAFDSLGSDKIIVEGFVDFDMEISVIVARGRSGEVKAFQPAENIHTNHILDVSICPARIGQDLREEAVELAEKIVTELNYVGVLAVELFVSADEPRLRVNEIAPRVHNSGHWSIEACPTSQFEQHIRAICGLPLGDTRLYGQAVMKNLIGDEILDLEHLLADPEANVHHYGKLEARPGRKMGHVTRLYPLDKKLDI
- a CDS encoding energy transducer TonB, whose translation is MVLSRLMKIIALMLTLGLFSAFGTVEANANDLKDWQVKLIKLVAKKQVYPRAAMEDELEGKAKVKIAFDRSGAITSHELVQSTGHDILDQEVENLVGRINPLPAPPASLGDDKLVIVLPLTWAIQ
- the purE gene encoding 5-(carboxyamino)imidazole ribonucleotide mutase, coding for MSDKNPVVGVIMGSQSDWETMKHAVEVLQELGVAFETKIVSAHRTPKRLYDYADTASERGLKVIIAGAGGAAHLPGMAASMTTLPVFGVPVESKALKGMDSLLSIAQMPGGVPVGTLAIGKAGAKNAGLLAASVIALMDEAVASSLAAWRARQTEAVALEPKDS
- a CDS encoding YdcH family protein: MDENDIREKIQELKIQHRDLDDAITALMETGRADMLQIQRLKKQKLLLKDEVAKLENELLPDIIA
- a CDS encoding DUF3126 family protein; its protein translation is MTRTEMLRLRKYLNDKFESTKFTLEKPSTKDEDSVEVQYDGEFIGVIYRDEDEGEVSYAFQMAILEMDLPSAADASLI
- a CDS encoding glutathione S-transferase family protein, with product MLTIYHYWFCPFSRKTRIALQEKKVDFEMKLELPWQRRPEFLALNPAGNVPVLVKDEPRQAVSGPYAIMEFLEEQYPAPNLIGDTIEGRAETRRLVEWFDDKFYREVTSLIINEKIMKSFLKRGTPEAANIRYAGQNIKHHLKYIEYLTDRRNWLAGDNFTLADISAAAHLSCIDYLGDVPWQNFEKAKDWYARIKSRPSFQAILQDKIAGLTPAAHYRDLDF
- a CDS encoding YdcH family protein, producing MRAEAHINALSEKHALLEKRIDDEEHRPAPDDIVIHELKREKLRLKDEIERYRSL
- a CDS encoding TIGR02444 family protein, yielding MKENDFWEYSLEVYGNARAAEACLALQNNCQANANLLLFFTWIARRHGRLIDLAACALCDRCISGIDTTIVSSLRSARQAIDKMTTDPALQEIRKKILDLELEAENLVQSRLFELTPTLIDQCPGSNLTVEEKMRHNLETYGIFLNRAFPEDDVNSLIRYA
- a CDS encoding DUF1013 domain-containing protein; this translates as MNQPLMPMATAVWLVDNTALSFRQIAEFCGLHELEVQGIADEQVATNIVGQDPVANGQLTWEEIERCQADTSARLQLTEDKVPAKTRSSGARYTPVSKRQDKPDAIAWLLRNHPELTDAQIGRLVGTTKPTIAAIRDRTHWNISNIKPVDPVVLGLCKQTELDAAVRKAAVKLAKDAPQEEPPVDQEDVPEPATGAEEYTPED